Within Romboutsia sp. CE17, the genomic segment GCAAATCCTGATAGGATTTTGAAAAAGATAAATGAAGAAGCTGAAAGGCAGAAACGTGGACAATTAAAAATATTTTTTGGTTATGCAGCCGGAGTCGGGAAAACTTACGCAATGTTAGAGGCGGCTCATTTAGCAAAAAAGCGTGGTATAGATGTAGTTGTAGGATACATAGAACCACATACAAGACCAGAAACTATGGATTTACTAAAAGGGCTTGAAGTGTTGCCAACTAAATCCATATCACATAAGGGGATAAATTTAAATGAATTTGATATAGATAGTGCAATAGAACGAAATCCAGAATTAATTTTAATTGATGAATTAGCACATACAAATGCAAGTGGTTGTCGTCATTTAAAAAGATACCAAGATATTAATGAATTATTAAAATTAGGAATTAATGTTTATACAACAGTAAATGTTCAACACATAGAGAGCCTTAATGACATCGTTGCATCTATTACAGGAGTAATGGTGAGAGAGAGAATACCTGACCATATTTTTGATAATGCAAGTCAAGTTGAACTTGTTGATATAGAACCAGAAGAATTAATAGAAAGATTAAATAACGGTAAGATATATAAAGCTAAGCAGGCTCAAATGGCCATAGAAAATTTTTTCTCATTAGAAAACCTTACTGCATTAAGAGAAATATCTCTAAGGCAAACAGCAGATCATGTTAACAGAATATCTGAAAAGGTTAAAAATATTCAAGAAAATGAGTATTTTACAGATGAAAATATATTAGTTTGTTTATCCTCATCTCCTTCTAATCCTAAGATAATAAGAACTGGAGCTAGGATGGCTAAAGCATTTAAAGGAGAATTTACAGCTTTATTTGTTGAGACATCTGATTTTGAGAATATGGATAATGAAGATAAAAAGAGATTGAGAAGTAATACTCGTTTGGCACAACAACTTGGAGCTAATATTGAAACAGTTTATGGAGATGATATAGCTTTTCAAATTGCAGAGTTTGCAAGGTTATCAGGAGTATCAAAGATAATTCTTGGAAGAAGCAGTATAAAAAGAAAGTTTTTATTTGGGAAAATGTCTTTAACAGAAAGGCTTACTTCATATGCTCCTAACCTTGATATATATATTATACCTGATAAATCATCATTAAATTATTATGGTAAAAAAATAAAAAAAACTAAACAAAAATTCACATTAGTAGATTTTTTAAAGTCACTTTTGATTTTAACTATATCTACTATACTGAGCTTTATTTTCCATTCATTAGGGTTTGGTGATGCTAATATAATAACCGTATACATATTGGGAGTGCTAGTTACTGCAGTTGTAACAGAGAGTAAACTTCAAAGTATTATATCATCATTAATTAGTGTTTTTGTATTTAATTTATTTTTTATTAATCCAAGATTTACGTTTGGTTTTTATGATGAAGGATACTATGTGACATTTATTATTATGTTTATATCCGCAATGCTTACTGGTTCTTTGGCATCAAAAATAAAGGAACAAGTAACTCAATCTACACAGATTGCTTATAGGACAAAAGTATTACTTGAAACTAATCGACTTATACAACAAGCTAATGATAGAGATGGAATAATAAAAGTAATTGCTATACAACTAATGAAATTACTAAATAAGGATATAGTTTTTTATAGTGCAAATGATGGGAAGTTGTCAGAGCCTATGATATTTCCTATTAATGAAGCTAATATAGATTTATCAAGTTATGTTTCGGAAAATGAAAAAGCAGTAGCTCAATGGGTATATAAGAATAATAAGCGTGCAGGTGCGACGACAAATACACTTGGAAATTCAAAATGTTTATATTTTGCTATAAGAGTTTCTGGAAGAGTTTATGGGGTTATCGGAATAGCAATAGAAAATGAACCAATAGACTCTTTTAATAATAATATTATGCTATCAATGCTAGGAGAATGTGGAATAGCTTTAGAAAATGAGTTTATACGCAAACAAAAGGAAGAGGCAGCAACGTTAGCTAAGAATGAGCAATTAAGAGCAAATCTTCTTCGTTGTATATCTCATGATTTGCGTACGCCTCTTACTGGTATTTATGGTAATGCATCTATGTTATTAAATAATGAAGATAAAATTTCTAAAGAAAATAAAGAACAGATTTATTTAGATATATATGAAGATTCTTTGTGGCTAATAAATCTTGTAGAAAACTTATTAGCTGCTACAAAAATTGAAGATGGAAGTATGAAGATAAAGTTAGAGGGAGAATTTGTAGAAGAAGTTATAAATGAAGCACTACGTCATATTAAAAGAAAAAATATTAATCATACAATTGAAATAACACAAGATGAGGACTATCTTCTAGCTAAAATGGATGCTAGGTTAATTATTCAGGTCATTATAAATATTGTAGATAATGCTATTAAGTATACACCTGAAAATTCTCATATTCATATTCATACGAAAAAAGTAAATGATATGATTATGGTAGAAATTAGTGATAATGGAAATGGATTGTCAGATGAGGAAAAAGAGAAGATATTTGAAATGTTTTATACTTCAAATAATTCTATTGTTGACAGTAAACGTAGCTTAGGGCTTGGGCTAGCTCTTTGTAAATCCATTATTACTGCACATGGAGGAGAAATAGGTGTAGTGAATAATATTCCACATGGAACAAAGTTCTATTTTACTTTAAAATCTCAGGAGGTAAATTTGCATGAATAAGCCATTGATATTAGTCGTGGAAGATGACAATGCTATAAAAAATTTAATCACAACAACACTAGAAGCTCATAATTATAAATATCATGTTGCTCAAACAGGAAATTCAGCAATACTAGAAGCTGTATCTAATAAGCCTGATGTAATATTTCTTGATTTAGGATTGCCTGATATTGATGGTATAGATATTATCAAGAAGATTAGATCATGGTCAAATGTACCAATAATTGTTATTAGTGCAAGGTCTGAAGATAAGGATAAAATAGAAGCATTGGATGCAGGCGCAGATGATTATTTAACAAAACCTTTCTCAGTAGATGAGTTGCTTGCAAGGCTTAGAGTTACTTTGCGTAGATTAAATAATATTAGATTAAATGCAGGTGATGAAAGTTCAGTATTTAAAAATGGTGATTTAAAAATTGATTATATGTCTGGATGTGTTTATCTTAATGAAGAAGAAATACATTTGACACCGATAGAGTATAAGCTGATTTGCATACTTTCTAAAAATACAGGAAAAGTACTAACACATAAATTTATAACTAAGGAAGTTTGGGGGAGTTCATTAGAGAGTGATGTATCTTCTTTACGTGTATATATGGCTGTCCTTAGGAAAAAAATTGAATTGGATACCTCGAATCCTAAATATATACAAACCCATGTAGGGGTTGGGTATAGAATGATGAAGATATAATATTAAAATTTTGAAGATAAATAAAATAATTAATTTAAAGAAAATTGAGAATTTATAGTTGACTCACGAAGTGAGTTTTGCTAGAATAAATTTAAAATTTATAAAACGTAATTACTTTGTTCGCCAAGATAAGTAATTATTGGAGCCAATAGACTAGCCTTAGGCTTTATGGTTAGTCGATTGGCTCTTTTTTTTGAAGCAGAGGGGATTATGAAACAATATGAAAATGTCATACAAAGTAATGAAAGAAAATCAATTTTTCATCATATAATTGCTTCTTTTAAGGATATTACAATAATTATTCTTATGGTTGCTGTTGTTTTATCAACATATGTAGCTTTGACAACACACCCTGATAATCTTACAGAGCCTATAGTAATTACAGGTAATATAAGCTTATCAAATTTAATAAAACTATTCGCTAAGAGATATTTGATTTAACCATTCATCTTTGCTGATACATGTAATTATTTCTGTGCGTATATCTCCCATTAATGGCCAAGGTTTATCTATATTAGTACTGTGATATTTAAATCCACATTTTTCTTGAGCACGAGCTGATTTTTCATTCCCTTCAAAATATCCGCACCAAAGGGACTTAAGTCCTAATTCATTAAAAGAGTATCTCATTAATTCTCTCATAGCTTCTGGAATAAGACCTTGTCCCCAATAAGGAACACCTATCCAATATGCAATTTCTCCTTCATCTTGTCCAATACCAAAATCACTTGACTTTCCTATTAATAAACCAATACAACCAATAGGTTCCTCTTGACCTTTTGGAACTATTGCGTAAATTCCGTCTGCTGAAAATACATCTCTAATAATTTGCTTGCTAAATTCAATATCAGTATGAATCGGCCAACCAGCGATTGGTCCAACTCTTGGATCACTTGCATATTTATATAGGGCAGATGCATCTTCTATTCTCCATGGTCTTAATTTAAGACGTTTTGTTTCTAATTCTGATTTTATTTTCATTTTAATCCTCCTAAAATTTCTTATCAATTTTTATCTTACATATATCATCGAATAAGTGTATAAAGATAATGCTTATATACACATTAAATAGTATATCTGCATTATTAATTTCCATAATTATAGATACATGTTTATTGTATAGTTAAAAATACTGTAAAAATAGACTTAAGAATAAATATAATTATTCTTTCCTATAAAAAAAGAGATATTACCTGTGGTAAGACCTCTTTTAATTTATTATTTATTTACTATTTTTCTTACAGAATCATATGATAAACAATGCTTCTTTGCAATATCATTTATTGACATTCCATTTTTATATTGATTGATTATTTCTTTATTACGTTTGTCATAATATTCTCTTGAACCACTATTTGTTCCCCACTTTTTCTTTTTCCTAGATATAGGGATATATAGTAGTTCTCCATCTACATAATTTAAAATTTCATTCAATAAATCTTTTGGAAGCACATCCGCTGCATTAATATATTTCATCGCTCTACTCCTTTATTTAGATAATTAAATAAAGTGCAGAATTAGCAGCTAACGCAACTTATTATCCCATACAGTTTGTTGCATTACTACTATTCTGCATGGGTATAAGCACTAAGAAATATACTTTTAGTTTTTAATTTTATAAACACATATATCA encodes:
- a CDS encoding cation-transporting P-type ATPase, translating into MKQYENVIQSNERKSIFHHIIASFKDITIIILMVAVVLSTYVALTTHPDNLTEPIVITGNISLSNLIKLFAKRYLI
- a CDS encoding helix-turn-helix domain-containing protein; the encoded protein is MKYINAADVLPKDLLNEILNYVDGELLYIPISRKKKKWGTNSGSREYYDKRNKEIINQYKNGMSINDIAKKHCLSYDSVRKIVNK
- a CDS encoding response regulator, encoding MNKPLILVVEDDNAIKNLITTTLEAHNYKYHVAQTGNSAILEAVSNKPDVIFLDLGLPDIDGIDIIKKIRSWSNVPIIVISARSEDKDKIEALDAGADDYLTKPFSVDELLARLRVTLRRLNNIRLNAGDESSVFKNGDLKIDYMSGCVYLNEEEIHLTPIEYKLICILSKNTGKVLTHKFITKEVWGSSLESDVSSLRVYMAVLRKKIELDTSNPKYIQTHVGVGYRMMKI
- a CDS encoding GNAT family N-acetyltransferase, with product MKIKSELETKRLKLRPWRIEDASALYKYASDPRVGPIAGWPIHTDIEFSKQIIRDVFSADGIYAIVPKGQEEPIGCIGLLIGKSSDFGIGQDEGEIAYWIGVPYWGQGLIPEAMRELMRYSFNELGLKSLWCGYFEGNEKSARAQEKCGFKYHSTNIDKPWPLMGDIRTEIITCISKDEWLNQISLSE
- a CDS encoding sensor histidine kinase, whose translation is MIEKRANPDRILKKINEEAERQKRGQLKIFFGYAAGVGKTYAMLEAAHLAKKRGIDVVVGYIEPHTRPETMDLLKGLEVLPTKSISHKGINLNEFDIDSAIERNPELILIDELAHTNASGCRHLKRYQDINELLKLGINVYTTVNVQHIESLNDIVASITGVMVRERIPDHIFDNASQVELVDIEPEELIERLNNGKIYKAKQAQMAIENFFSLENLTALREISLRQTADHVNRISEKVKNIQENEYFTDENILVCLSSSPSNPKIIRTGARMAKAFKGEFTALFVETSDFENMDNEDKKRLRSNTRLAQQLGANIETVYGDDIAFQIAEFARLSGVSKIILGRSSIKRKFLFGKMSLTERLTSYAPNLDIYIIPDKSSLNYYGKKIKKTKQKFTLVDFLKSLLILTISTILSFIFHSLGFGDANIITVYILGVLVTAVVTESKLQSIISSLISVFVFNLFFINPRFTFGFYDEGYYVTFIIMFISAMLTGSLASKIKEQVTQSTQIAYRTKVLLETNRLIQQANDRDGIIKVIAIQLMKLLNKDIVFYSANDGKLSEPMIFPINEANIDLSSYVSENEKAVAQWVYKNNKRAGATTNTLGNSKCLYFAIRVSGRVYGVIGIAIENEPIDSFNNNIMLSMLGECGIALENEFIRKQKEEAATLAKNEQLRANLLRCISHDLRTPLTGIYGNASMLLNNEDKISKENKEQIYLDIYEDSLWLINLVENLLAATKIEDGSMKIKLEGEFVEEVINEALRHIKRKNINHTIEITQDEDYLLAKMDARLIIQVIINIVDNAIKYTPENSHIHIHTKKVNDMIMVEISDNGNGLSDEEKEKIFEMFYTSNNSIVDSKRSLGLGLALCKSIITAHGGEIGVVNNIPHGTKFYFTLKSQEVNLHE